In one window of Methanosarcina vacuolata Z-761 DNA:
- a CDS encoding PKD domain-containing protein has product MKKIFLPMVLLVLVILLMPTALAAGNVTINDFSSNVTNGNVTLLTRLTGDITGNVTNWKWTFENVETGATTYSASELTTHHNIKKLGVYNVTLIVWGPEGNDTLTKIAYITASKDSLKAPVVDFSASSTSGNAPLNVSFTDNTTGATSWFWKFGDGQTSKERNPTHNYTTTGNYTVILVVNNGQGWSSKTQDITVQSGLPIVDFSADNSSGSVEFTDLSQNATEWNWDFGDGENSTNENPTHTYSAAGNYTVTLTASNEAGSVSKDNVVNVTEEAIANDESDSDSGSSSSSSSSSHHHSSSSGSIGISSENVSTSSEIIHVNGTESESTDIEQNSTATNVSDNVSVSPELQSNVTEAVNETPSEPETQDLEQDNESTAAETEQTPEQTQSSNASGNESTKSPGFEMIYGVIGLLGVSLYRRR; this is encoded by the coding sequence ATGAAAAAAATTTTCTTGCCTATGGTTTTATTAGTACTGGTTATACTTCTAATGCCCACGGCTTTAGCAGCAGGCAATGTAACAATTAATGATTTTTCCTCTAACGTTACAAATGGGAATGTTACTTTACTTACCAGGCTTACAGGTGATATCACTGGAAATGTTACTAATTGGAAGTGGACATTTGAAAATGTAGAAACAGGGGCTACCACTTACAGCGCTTCAGAATTAACAACCCATCATAATATTAAAAAGCTTGGCGTTTATAACGTTACGCTGATAGTATGGGGACCTGAAGGAAATGACACACTTACAAAGATAGCCTATATAACTGCCAGCAAAGATAGTTTAAAGGCGCCAGTTGTTGATTTCTCTGCATCATCCACATCTGGAAATGCTCCCCTGAATGTATCATTTACTGACAACACTACAGGTGCAACTTCCTGGTTCTGGAAGTTTGGGGACGGACAAACTTCCAAAGAGAGGAACCCCACGCATAACTACACTACAACAGGAAACTATACTGTTATCCTTGTTGTAAACAACGGACAGGGCTGGAGCTCAAAAACTCAAGACATAACTGTACAAAGTGGTCTTCCTATAGTTGATTTTAGTGCAGATAATTCAAGTGGATCTGTGGAGTTTACAGACTTATCTCAAAATGCAACCGAATGGAACTGGGACTTTGGAGACGGAGAGAACTCAACCAATGAGAACCCAACCCATACTTATTCCGCAGCAGGAAACTATACAGTAACACTCACGGCAAGTAATGAAGCTGGATCTGTCTCAAAAGATAATGTAGTAAACGTAACGGAAGAAGCTATTGCTAACGACGAAAGCGACAGCGACAGCGGCAGTAGCAGCAGTAGCAGTAGTAGCAGCCACCACCACAGTAGTAGCAGCGGTAGTATTGGCATCAGTAGTGAGAACGTCAGCACTTCTAGTGAAATAATACATGTGAATGGAACAGAGTCTGAATCTACTGATATTGAGCAAAATAGTACAGCAACAAACGTTAGTGATAACGTAAGTGTTTCTCCTGAACTTCAAAGTAATGTAACAGAAGCTGTGAATGAGACACCGTCCGAACCTGAAACTCAGGACCTTGAACAGGATAACGAAAGTACAGCAGCAGAGACTGAACAGACACCTGAGCAGACACAAAGCTCAAATGCTTCTGGAAATGAAAGCACAAAGTCGCCTGGATTCGAAATGATTTATGGAGTCATCGGACTTCTTGGAGTGTCACTCTATAGAAGAAGATAA
- a CDS encoding glycosyltransferase, giving the protein MEPLLLFFYIIGFTCFSVGILTIPYYPLSLAFEMRKSKQHIFHSKNPFVSIVVPAYNEGKVIGHCIESILASNYSEYEVILVDDGSSDNTLEEMQRYETNSRVIVVTKKNGGKASALNVGLNLAKGEVLFFVDADGIFAPDTISKMLSGFISEDVGAVCGNDAPINLDKLQTQLANLLTHVGTGFVRRALSTIDCLPVVSGNIGAFRHSTLEKTGPFLEGFIGEDMELTWRVHKAGYKIVFQPWAIVYAEAPSTITGLWKQRVRWARGLLKTAYIHRDMLFNPKYGLFAFYLPINLISMIIIPLLQLISIIMLPILLFRNINPIPLSWIGIMGWLGMFSSVFALLFSIALDRAWFDLKYFYVIPLWVLYSFMMDIVMLWAIIVELRREEAKWNKLDRTGIVSR; this is encoded by the coding sequence ATGGAGCCACTTCTTTTATTCTTCTATATTATAGGATTCACCTGCTTTTCTGTAGGTATTCTGACAATTCCATATTATCCACTATCTTTAGCTTTCGAAATGCGCAAAAGCAAACAGCATATATTCCACAGCAAGAATCCCTTTGTCTCTATAGTGGTACCGGCCTATAATGAAGGAAAAGTGATAGGTCATTGTATAGAGTCCATTTTAGCATCAAACTATTCGGAATATGAGGTCATCCTGGTGGATGATGGTTCGTCTGATAATACACTTGAAGAGATGCAGCGTTATGAAACGAACTCCCGTGTAATTGTGGTAACCAAGAAAAATGGAGGCAAAGCCTCAGCTCTTAACGTGGGACTGAACCTGGCCAAAGGAGAAGTTCTATTCTTCGTCGACGCTGACGGCATCTTTGCTCCTGATACCATAAGCAAGATGCTCAGTGGTTTTATCAGCGAAGATGTAGGTGCAGTATGTGGCAACGATGCTCCTATTAACCTTGATAAGCTTCAGACACAACTGGCAAACTTGCTTACTCACGTAGGTACAGGCTTTGTGCGTAGAGCGCTGTCTACTATCGATTGCCTTCCGGTCGTGTCTGGCAATATAGGCGCCTTCCGACATAGCACTCTTGAAAAGACTGGACCCTTCTTGGAGGGATTTATAGGCGAAGACATGGAATTGACCTGGCGCGTGCACAAAGCAGGTTACAAAATAGTGTTTCAACCTTGGGCCATAGTATATGCAGAAGCACCCTCAACTATCACGGGCCTGTGGAAGCAGCGCGTGCGATGGGCGCGTGGGCTACTTAAGACCGCTTATATTCACCGAGATATGTTATTCAATCCAAAGTATGGCCTTTTTGCCTTTTATTTGCCGATTAACTTAATATCAATGATTATCATACCTTTACTACAGTTGATATCAATCATAATGTTGCCAATCTTGCTATTTCGCAACATTAATCCCATCCCTTTGAGCTGGATAGGCATCATGGGTTGGCTTGGTATGTTCTCTTCCGTTTTTGCATTATTATTTTCTATTGCCCTTGACCGAGCTTGGTTCGATTTAAAATACTTCTACGTGATACCATTATGGGTACTATATTCCTTTATGATGGATATAGTAATGTTATGGGCGATCATCGTTGAGCTGCGTAGAGAGGAGGCAAAATGGAACAAGCTAGATCGGACCGGTATTGTAAGCCGCTGA
- a CDS encoding M20 metallopeptidase family protein — protein sequence MLLRENPSAEELEAWIIQLRREFHRYPELSFGEYETQKKILKILGELGVEARKIADTGVLASIRGKLPGPCIALRSDTDGLQVQEELIERNSDYISRNDGVMHACGHDGHMAMLFGAARLFQENRNFPGEVRLIFQPAEEIPPGGSERVIAEGGLEGVDAVMGMHIFTNHESGSVGFRPGPFMASTNRFEVIIKGKGGHISKPKSCIDPVRIATDFLSNLYPALEKQLDPDKYIIGVGRIRGGAQFNRIPDTVEILGSYRTFDRDTTDIIDRTIKECLDEVSKRYVKQGDEFSGFPDYELDILHGYPVLVNDPMFTNAVNSKLQESFPKLTIYPELEKTFAAEDFASYLQKVPGIFISLGTLNPEKKIVEINHSCKFDIDEDILITGTEIFYTLSLDFLKNPKKYISSQSYLNPEPLRKSLKTDR from the coding sequence ATGCTTTTGAGAGAAAATCCGAGTGCAGAAGAGCTTGAAGCCTGGATTATCCAGCTCAGGCGCGAATTTCACAGATACCCCGAACTCAGTTTTGGAGAATATGAAACCCAGAAGAAAATCCTGAAAATTCTTGGAGAACTGGGAGTCGAAGCAAGAAAAATTGCAGACACCGGCGTACTTGCAAGCATCCGGGGGAAGTTACCTGGGCCCTGTATCGCCCTTCGATCAGATACGGATGGACTGCAGGTACAGGAAGAGTTGATTGAAAGAAATAGCGATTATATCTCCAGAAACGATGGAGTAATGCACGCCTGTGGACACGATGGACATATGGCAATGCTTTTTGGGGCTGCACGGCTTTTTCAGGAGAACAGGAATTTTCCAGGGGAAGTTCGTCTTATCTTCCAGCCTGCCGAGGAAATTCCGCCAGGAGGTTCGGAGAGAGTAATTGCAGAGGGAGGGCTTGAAGGTGTGGATGCGGTTATGGGCATGCATATCTTTACCAATCACGAATCAGGAAGTGTGGGTTTCCGTCCCGGGCCTTTCATGGCAAGCACCAATCGGTTTGAAGTGATCATTAAAGGAAAGGGAGGCCATATCTCAAAGCCTAAAAGCTGTATTGATCCCGTCCGAATAGCAACGGATTTTCTAAGTAACCTTTACCCAGCCCTGGAAAAACAGCTTGACCCGGATAAGTATATCATTGGAGTGGGAAGGATTCGAGGAGGAGCCCAGTTTAATAGGATTCCCGATACTGTAGAGATTCTCGGAAGTTACCGAACCTTTGACCGGGATACTACGGATATCATTGACAGGACAATAAAAGAGTGCCTGGACGAGGTATCAAAAAGATACGTAAAGCAGGGAGACGAATTTTCAGGTTTTCCGGACTACGAGCTTGATATACTGCACGGCTATCCTGTCCTTGTGAATGACCCTATGTTCACAAATGCTGTAAATTCAAAGCTGCAGGAGAGTTTCCCGAAACTTACAATCTACCCTGAACTCGAAAAAACCTTTGCAGCCGAAGATTTTGCAAGTTACCTGCAGAAAGTTCCAGGAATTTTCATTTCCCTGGGTACTTTAAACCCGGAAAAAAAGATAGTGGAAATCAACCACTCTTGCAAGTTTGATATTGATGAAGATATCCTGATTACCGGCACGGAGATATTTTATACTCTTTCTCTGGATTTCCTCAAAAATCCGAAAAAATATATCAGTTCTCAGAGCTATCTCAACCCCGAACCCTTAAGAAAGAGCCTGAAAACCGACAGGTAA
- a CDS encoding glycoside hydrolase family 15 protein translates to MEVVSNIGETVFENPEIGLRITVWETVHPSVNIFYRTFKVTNTSNKPKHLRLFSNQNYRILETKIGETAVIDKHTLIHYKRDRYFLHASDPAFDQYAVGTAEWRGLEGTWRDMESDASLSGNPVAHGSVDSTLGWTLPELKPEESTRLHYWIVLGKKYCSVLQVHKQEKEAGRKTLFHHSFNFWNSFIERVSVLPEYSRMPQLPQSVLKCFYRSLLAVVAHMDITGSIIASCDSDIKQFGADLYTYCWPRDAAWICLALDRARYHHLTFETFEFFSKTITPKGNFLHKYTPAGDFGSTWHPVPMIQIDETGLPLYALYNNWEIAKSVWTTGRYYRRLVIPTANYLIKAIDTKTGLPISSFDLWEERKGIHTYSACTVYAGLNGAYELSRSLGDYDNANIWKEAADLIRKSILEKLYDNRLQRFRRSLDDPTLDSSIFAVWYFGILPPDDPRIIRTMEAIECELKRSSGGIARYLHDTYFGYMNSWIICTLWLSQWHSAVGNLDRALELLKWCAAHAHPTGLLSEQIDDRGNPVSVLPLAWSHSTYVLAVLEYLQALEKKESSFCNCPEK, encoded by the coding sequence ATGGAAGTTGTCTCTAATATAGGGGAAACAGTGTTCGAAAATCCGGAAATTGGACTCAGAATCACTGTCTGGGAAACTGTCCACCCCTCGGTAAATATTTTTTACAGGACTTTTAAGGTCACCAATACCTCTAATAAGCCCAAACATTTGCGCCTATTCTCAAACCAGAATTACCGAATTCTTGAGACCAAAATCGGAGAAACGGCTGTAATCGATAAACATACGCTTATCCATTACAAGCGCGACCGTTATTTCCTGCATGCAAGTGACCCTGCATTTGACCAGTATGCAGTTGGAACTGCTGAATGGAGAGGGCTTGAAGGCACCTGGAGAGACATGGAAAGCGATGCCTCCCTTAGTGGAAATCCTGTAGCTCACGGCTCAGTAGATTCTACCCTTGGCTGGACCCTTCCCGAACTGAAGCCAGAAGAATCGACAAGGTTACACTATTGGATAGTTCTCGGAAAAAAGTATTGCAGCGTGCTTCAGGTTCATAAACAGGAAAAGGAAGCCGGAAGAAAAACCCTTTTCCATCATAGCTTCAATTTCTGGAACTCTTTTATTGAGAGAGTATCCGTCCTTCCGGAATATTCCCGGATGCCTCAACTCCCGCAGAGTGTCTTAAAGTGCTTTTACAGGAGCCTTCTTGCAGTTGTCGCCCACATGGATATCACGGGCTCGATAATTGCGTCCTGCGATTCGGATATAAAGCAATTCGGAGCAGATCTTTATACATATTGCTGGCCAAGAGATGCAGCCTGGATCTGCCTTGCGCTCGACAGGGCGCGGTATCACCACCTTACTTTTGAAACGTTCGAATTTTTCTCAAAAACCATTACCCCTAAAGGAAACTTCCTTCACAAGTACACGCCTGCCGGAGACTTCGGGAGCACATGGCATCCTGTCCCTATGATTCAGATCGATGAGACAGGGCTTCCTCTTTATGCCCTATATAACAACTGGGAAATTGCAAAGAGTGTCTGGACCACAGGCAGGTATTACAGAAGGCTTGTGATTCCCACAGCTAACTATCTTATAAAAGCCATTGACACGAAAACAGGCCTTCCAATTTCGAGTTTTGACCTATGGGAAGAACGAAAAGGCATACATACCTACAGCGCATGTACTGTCTATGCCGGCCTTAACGGGGCCTATGAACTCTCCCGCTCTCTTGGCGATTATGACAATGCAAACATCTGGAAGGAAGCTGCAGACCTTATTCGCAAGTCTATTCTGGAGAAACTTTACGACAACCGACTACAACGTTTCCGCCGTTCGCTTGACGACCCTACTCTTGATTCCTCAATTTTTGCAGTCTGGTACTTCGGGATTCTCCCACCCGATGACCCAAGGATCATCCGTACAATGGAAGCTATCGAATGCGAACTTAAACGCTCTTCAGGCGGGATTGCCAGGTATCTTCACGACACTTATTTTGGCTATATGAACAGCTGGATTATCTGCACTCTCTGGCTCTCACAGTGGCATTCAGCAGTCGGCAACCTAGACCGAGCTCTTGAACTCCTAAAATGGTGCGCAGCTCACGCCCACCCCACCGGCCTCCTATCTGAACAGATCGATGACAGAGGTAACCCTGTATCCGTCCTCCCCCTGGCCTGGTCCCACTCAACCTACGTCCTTGCAGTCCTTGAATACCTGCAAGCCCTTGAGAAAAAAGAAAGTAGTTTCTGCAATTGTCCAGAAAAATAA
- a CDS encoding cupin domain-containing protein, with the protein MKNQIRRTVAIFLAVCFLVSMAATAVSAEALKKGYSINLENASLENNNFRQVLYTAQYSQLVLMSLEPKEEIGTEVHEDNDQFFYFVKGQGTCIINCNKYDVSEGSAVVVPAGAYHNVINTMKNKPLKFFTIYSPPQHKDGIVRATKAEAEANPEEFDGVTTE; encoded by the coding sequence ATGAAAAATCAAATCAGAAGGACAGTAGCTATTTTTTTGGCGGTATGTTTTTTAGTGTCAATGGCAGCAACAGCAGTAAGCGCTGAAGCATTAAAGAAAGGATATTCTATTAATCTCGAAAACGCCTCTTTGGAAAATAACAATTTTCGTCAGGTGCTCTATACAGCTCAGTACAGCCAATTGGTACTAATGAGCCTCGAGCCTAAAGAAGAAATAGGGACGGAAGTGCATGAGGATAATGACCAATTTTTCTATTTTGTGAAAGGTCAAGGGACTTGCATAATTAATTGTAACAAATATGACGTCAGTGAAGGATCTGCAGTGGTCGTACCGGCTGGTGCCTATCACAATGTAATCAACACTATGAAAAACAAACCACTGAAGTTCTTTACTATCTATTCACCGCCACAACATAAGGATGGCATCGTGAGAGCCACAAAAGCAGAAGCTGAAGCAAATCCTGAGGAATTTGACGGTGTGACTACTGAATAA
- a CDS encoding GNAT family N-acetyltransferase — MIIQRYDDSRNEEVHDVVLGVLKEHGFEPDRLKDADLNDINGYYFGSGGAFFVGIVDGKVVGTAGVRKLGGNRCEIRRIYLEKAFRDKGNGKKLFRTALDFAEKNCSGVFLKTDSTLTKAIDMYLKHGFTFKKEERGYLYFEKTF; from the coding sequence ATGATAATACAGAGATACGACGATTCCAGAAATGAAGAAGTTCATGACGTTGTGCTTGGAGTGTTGAAAGAGCACGGTTTTGAACCCGACAGGCTAAAAGATGCCGACCTCAATGACATAAACGGTTATTACTTTGGAAGCGGAGGCGCGTTTTTCGTGGGGATCGTCGACGGCAAAGTCGTAGGCACCGCAGGCGTCCGAAAACTTGGCGGAAACCGGTGCGAAATCCGGCGTATTTATCTTGAAAAAGCTTTCAGGGACAAAGGCAACGGAAAAAAGCTCTTCAGGACTGCTCTCGATTTTGCTGAGAAAAACTGCTCAGGCGTGTTTCTTAAAACCGATTCAACCCTCACGAAAGCGATAGACATGTACCTCAAGCATGGCTTTACTTTCAAGAAAGAAGAGAGAGGGTACCTGTATTTCGAGAAAACGTTTTAA
- a CDS encoding site-specific integrase, with product MKEKYPVSGFTRDKEAIYVNGIRIFVPVEYDKFKAGIPKKRHKTLFELSTITGMRYAEIQRLYDHPEWYSESRNQIRLNEDAQKKVKRKAKERTIDLLPSTFPYILDQFFNWPAPPDIDTWNQDLKRWAVKTDFNPFGISAKTTRKSIESWMLSSGVPPFKVYQRQGHDPQTSLYHYQGLSFTDIEMHQIKKRLMEWGILKTDN from the coding sequence ATGAAAGAAAAGTATCCGGTTTCAGGATTTACAAGGGACAAAGAAGCCATTTATGTAAATGGAATCCGTATCTTTGTTCCTGTAGAATATGATAAGTTTAAGGCAGGAATTCCAAAAAAGAGACATAAAACTCTTTTTGAGCTATCAACAATCACTGGCATGAGGTATGCTGAAATTCAAAGGCTATATGATCATCCTGAATGGTACTCTGAGAGCAGGAACCAAATTCGTCTTAATGAAGATGCACAGAAGAAAGTGAAACGAAAAGCGAAGGAGAGAACCATTGATTTGTTACCCTCAACTTTTCCCTATATTCTTGATCAATTTTTTAACTGGCCTGCTCCTCCAGATATTGACACTTGGAACCAAGACCTTAAAAGATGGGCTGTTAAAACTGATTTTAATCCATTTGGAATCTCAGCAAAAACTACAAGAAAAAGTATTGAATCTTGGATGCTAAGTTCAGGAGTACCGCCTTTTAAAGTTTACCAAAGACAGGGACACGATCCTCAGACATCTCTTTATCATTATCAAGGACTCAGCTTTACGGATATAGAGATGCACCAGATCAAAAAAAGATTAATGGAATGGGGTATTCTTAAAACAGATAATTAA
- a CDS encoding glycoside hydrolase family 16 protein: MRKSIFILIGIILLISNASALSWSGYDWTLKSGIKGPGSNYWNPNNAYVDSNGNLHLELNYSDDRWNCVELDSVKDFKYGKYTWVVSSQSLNLDENVVLGLFTYTDDNHEIDIESGQWGDSSSDHLHFTCQPDQTITFVPPTSSYINATGVTYTFDWQPTYIHYTAIASDGKIIANWYCTDTGSIPTVNAKVMMNLWLQRGVPPSNNKPVEVIIRSFYWSSDKDFFCHGPILN; this comes from the coding sequence ATGCGAAAATCGATATTCATATTAATTGGAATTATATTACTTATATCAAATGCAAGTGCCCTTAGTTGGTCGGGATATGACTGGACACTTAAAAGTGGTATAAAAGGTCCCGGGTCAAACTATTGGAACCCAAATAACGCATATGTAGATTCAAATGGAAATTTACACCTTGAACTAAATTATTCAGATGATCGTTGGAATTGTGTTGAACTAGACAGTGTTAAAGACTTTAAATACGGTAAATATACATGGGTAGTATCTTCACAATCATTAAATCTTGATGAAAATGTAGTGCTTGGACTCTTCACATATACAGATGATAATCATGAGATTGATATTGAATCCGGTCAGTGGGGTGACTCAAGCTCAGACCATCTACATTTCACATGCCAACCAGACCAAACAATAACGTTTGTACCACCTACTTCTAGTTATATAAACGCAACTGGTGTGACTTATACATTTGACTGGCAACCAACCTACATACATTACACTGCTATAGCATCAGATGGCAAAATTATTGCTAATTGGTACTGTACAGATACTGGATCTATTCCTACAGTAAATGCAAAAGTAATGATGAACCTCTGGTTGCAGCGTGGTGTACCACCAAGTAATAACAAACCAGTAGAAGTGATTATACGCTCTTTTTATTGGTCATCGGATAAGGACTTTTTTTGCCATGGACCGATTTTGAATTAG
- a CDS encoding PIG-L deacetylase family protein: protein MVGAHPDDMEIACGGSLAKLSDAGHTIVGLIVSKGEQGGNSSSRLIEATKSSEFLGVNKVEIMDFPDTRLDQFVSEISRQIEVIVNELKPDMVFTHSIHDLHQDHKAVHDATLRACRNLSTILCYESPSTTKAFKPNVFVNIEQYIDIKIESIQEHKDQNKKRYVQPEQVYGKAIFRGTQAKLEKAEGFEAIRINLPI, encoded by the coding sequence GTGGTTGGAGCCCACCCAGATGACATGGAGATCGCCTGTGGAGGATCTCTCGCAAAGCTTTCCGATGCAGGGCACACTATAGTAGGCTTGATCGTAAGCAAAGGGGAACAGGGGGGTAATAGTTCCTCCAGGCTTATAGAAGCAACGAAAAGCTCTGAATTCTTAGGTGTAAATAAGGTCGAAATTATGGATTTTCCTGATACTAGACTGGACCAGTTCGTCTCGGAGATTAGCAGACAAATCGAAGTAATCGTAAACGAATTGAAACCGGATATGGTATTTACACACTCAATTCACGATCTACATCAGGATCATAAAGCGGTTCACGATGCAACACTGCGTGCTTGCCGCAATCTGAGCACTATATTATGCTATGAAAGCCCTTCCACTACCAAGGCTTTCAAGCCAAATGTTTTTGTAAATATCGAACAGTATATAGATATCAAAATAGAAAGTATCCAGGAACATAAAGATCAAAACAAAAAGAGGTATGTGCAGCCAGAGCAGGTCTATGGAAAAGCCATCTTCCGAGGTACTCAAGCAAAATTGGAAAAAGCAGAAGGCTTTGAGGCAATTCGGATTAACTTACCAATTTAA
- a CDS encoding ATP-grasp domain-containing protein gives MVKIMVTGIGGPAGRNVTLLLLEKGHTVIGVDMQRISFPGVKVHRIPPASHPSFLEKLYTLTVEESIQLLIPTVSEELPILASEWKNWSDIPAVIGQYQPVSDADDKFLTYKRLSSHGVCVPRYLLPSQVSSPEEISLNLGWPCLSKPRVGRGGREVIVRNIKDWPAISMLDDRYILQEFIPGTDYAPEVYIGKKSVIVVLEKTRLKEGIVGNAAEVKRVNAPDVADIAISAAKAMNLTGPMDIDIRRRNDHNPVVLEVNARFGANIAQAKEVLDAVLEDFGVC, from the coding sequence ATGGTAAAAATTATGGTGACTGGTATTGGAGGCCCAGCCGGTCGTAATGTTACATTACTCCTTTTAGAAAAAGGACATACCGTCATTGGCGTTGATATGCAGAGGATCTCGTTTCCAGGGGTCAAGGTGCATAGGATTCCTCCTGCTTCACACCCTTCGTTCTTGGAAAAACTATATACTCTTACGGTCGAGGAGAGCATTCAACTGCTGATTCCAACTGTGAGTGAGGAATTGCCAATCTTAGCCTCAGAATGGAAAAACTGGAGTGACATCCCGGCGGTCATTGGCCAATATCAACCAGTCTCCGATGCAGATGATAAATTTCTGACATATAAACGGCTTTCGAGCCATGGAGTATGTGTTCCCAGGTACTTACTGCCTTCACAGGTCTCTTCGCCTGAGGAGATCTCGCTTAATTTGGGATGGCCGTGCCTGAGTAAGCCGCGAGTAGGTAGAGGCGGTAGAGAGGTAATTGTCAGAAATATAAAGGATTGGCCTGCAATCTCCATGCTTGATGACAGATATATATTGCAGGAATTTATCCCTGGAACGGATTACGCACCTGAGGTATATATTGGGAAAAAATCTGTTATCGTAGTTTTAGAAAAGACCAGGCTAAAAGAGGGAATCGTGGGCAACGCAGCTGAAGTGAAGCGCGTAAACGCTCCTGACGTGGCAGATATAGCTATATCTGCAGCAAAGGCCATGAATCTGACCGGTCCAATGGACATAGATATTCGCCGTCGAAACGATCACAATCCTGTAGTTCTGGAGGTCAATGCCAGGTTTGGAGCAAATATTGCCCAGGCCAAAGAAGTACTGGATGCAGTTCTGGAAGATTTTGGAGTTTGCTAA
- the wrbA gene encoding NAD(P)H:quinone oxidoreductase type IV → MVKINVIFHSIHGHIYKMAEAIAEGAREVEGAEVEIYQVPETLPYEVLEKMGAIETKNLFAHIPVVTRSMYEDVFAGADALIFGTPTRYGNMSAQMRTVFDGLGGLWSRDALVGKVGSVFTSSGTQHGGQESTILTTHVTLLHLGMIIVGLPYSEKRQRRMDEITGGSPYGASTIAGADENREPSENELAMARYQGRYVTQIAKKLAGK, encoded by the coding sequence ATGGTTAAGATAAACGTGATATTCCATAGTATTCATGGCCACATTTACAAAATGGCAGAAGCTATAGCTGAAGGAGCGAGAGAAGTCGAAGGAGCTGAAGTGGAGATTTATCAGGTGCCTGAAACCCTGCCTTACGAAGTTCTGGAAAAAATGGGGGCAATCGAAACAAAAAATCTTTTTGCTCATATTCCTGTAGTGACCAGGAGCATGTATGAAGATGTATTCGCGGGAGCAGATGCCCTAATTTTTGGGACACCTACACGTTATGGAAATATGTCAGCTCAGATGCGTACAGTTTTTGACGGCCTTGGAGGACTCTGGAGTAGAGACGCTCTTGTTGGAAAGGTAGGAAGTGTCTTTACTTCAAGTGGAACACAGCATGGAGGCCAGGAATCTACAATCCTCACAACGCATGTTACCCTTCTTCATCTCGGAATGATTATTGTCGGGCTTCCGTATTCCGAAAAACGTCAAAGAAGGATGGATGAAATAACAGGTGGCAGCCCATACGGAGCTTCAACGATTGCAGGAGCGGACGAAAACCGCGAGCCTTCTGAAAATGAACTTGCAATGGCCCGTTATCAGGGAAGATATGTAACTCAGATTGCAAAAAAACTCGCTGGAAAATAA